A region of Candidatus Nezhaarchaeota archaeon DNA encodes the following proteins:
- a CDS encoding VTT domain-containing protein, producing the protein MVDIVSLIAEFALRYSYLGVFIASAISNVVLFFPVPYLAALLLLSATTSLNPAIMAVASGLGAGIGKLFAYLVGYSSRRLLKEQQKERLEVLASIVGRGGMIAALIVSATPLPDDIVLVPLGAIRYNLWRFWVATTMGKIMIALATCYFGSSIAIFVDVVGFNPIFSVVISVAIVVVGMIFILKVNWIKLATVVGEEGPRGLFRRIRDEGLKWLFT; encoded by the coding sequence GTGGTAGACATCGTATCGCTAATTGCAGAGTTTGCGTTGAGGTACTCGTACTTGGGTGTCTTCATTGCATCCGCTATCTCTAATGTCGTCCTCTTCTTCCCGGTACCTTATCTGGCAGCGTTACTATTACTATCGGCCACGACAAGCTTAAACCCTGCAATTATGGCTGTAGCTAGCGGTCTAGGAGCTGGCATCGGGAAGCTTTTTGCATACCTAGTGGGCTATAGCAGTAGGAGGCTTTTGAAGGAGCAGCAGAAGGAGAGGTTAGAGGTTCTTGCTAGTATTGTTGGTAGAGGGGGGATGATAGCAGCCCTCATAGTTTCAGCAACACCATTACCGGATGACATAGTGCTCGTGCCCTTGGGAGCAATAAGGTACAACTTATGGAGATTCTGGGTCGCCACAACGATGGGCAAGATTATGATAGCGCTAGCCACATGTTACTTCGGCTCTTCCATAGCAATATTTGTTGATGTTGTTGGGTTCAATCCCATATTCTCAGTTGTCATATCTGTAGCCATAGTCGTAGTGGGCATGATCTTCATCTTGAAGGTTAACTGGATTAAGTTGGCAACTGTAGTTGGTGAGGAGGGGCCAAGAGGGCTATTCAGGAGAATTAGAGATGAAGGGTTAAAGTGGCTTTTCACCTAA
- a CDS encoding phosphoribosyltransferase family protein, producing MGAGLTRRREASLRFRFMVVERLRLLKKFYSYSELARRTSTPETVLCRYVKGDVLPGEDTAKKLWEAMDKIEQFPQVICEKISIDPYGYVDTTGIVSDPLILMRASHYVMMKFAGRRITKILTPAVNGVPIATSIAMLLEVPIVIAKRYKEMGVRDYIEESYPSRPYMATLYVPKNAITARDDVLIVDDLVRTGSTIQALVNIVRKLKANVSGVFTLISIDDECLKNLRSQYSFPIETVASIQIQPLYERSEVYP from the coding sequence TTGGGGGCGGGGCTTACGAGAAGGCGTGAGGCAAGTCTTAGATTCAGATTCATGGTCGTCGAGAGATTAAGATTATTAAAAAAGTTTTACTCTTATAGTGAATTAGCTAGAAGGACGTCAACCCCTGAAACCGTTTTATGCAGATACGTTAAGGGGGATGTTCTTCCAGGAGAGGACACGGCGAAAAAGCTTTGGGAGGCAATGGATAAAATAGAACAATTCCCCCAAGTTATATGTGAGAAGATATCCATCGACCCCTACGGATATGTTGACACCACCGGCATAGTCAGCGACCCTCTAATACTCATGAGGGCGTCCCACTATGTAATGATGAAGTTTGCTGGCAGGAGGATAACAAAGATACTAACCCCAGCTGTAAACGGCGTGCCGATAGCAACATCAATAGCTATGTTGCTTGAGGTACCAATAGTCATAGCTAAGAGGTATAAGGAGATGGGAGTAAGAGACTACATTGAGGAGTCCTATCCATCCAGACCATACATGGCCACCCTCTACGTGCCTAAAAATGCCATAACTGCAAGAGATGATGTGCTAATCGTAGACGACCTGGTAAGAACTGGAAGCACAATTCAAGCTCTCGTCAACATAGTTAGAAAACTAAAGGCTAACGTATCGGGAGTGTTCACTTTAATAAGCATAGATGATGAGTGCCTTAAAAATCTAAGGTCACAATATTCATTCCCAATAGAAACCGTTGCTTCTATTCAGATTCAGCCGCTCTATGAACGTAGTGAAGTCTACCCATAA
- a CDS encoding PH domain-containing protein — MYSSKISERFKPHPNLKKVYYTYLSIVITPLITALALVIWVVYTSIPGAWPYALIPLMIVLIVAGFLVYWIRRYYDSIHFLLDKDEVVVERGVWWRMKHTVPYSRIMSVDVIQGPISRFYGVGSVHIYTAGYTGPAGGSAGPGTRGAEAVIWGVQNFNEVREAVLSMVRGRPLFATAAALDVGHEILEELRSIRRILEKEASRN; from the coding sequence ATGTACAGTTCCAAGATTAGTGAGAGATTTAAGCCTCATCCAAACTTAAAGAAAGTTTATTACACGTACCTCTCAATCGTAATTACTCCACTAATTACAGCTCTAGCGCTAGTTATATGGGTTGTCTACACATCCATTCCGGGAGCGTGGCCTTACGCATTAATCCCCCTGATGATAGTTCTCATCGTAGCCGGCTTCTTAGTGTACTGGATTCGAAGATATTATGACTCAATACATTTTCTACTTGACAAAGACGAGGTAGTCGTAGAGAGGGGTGTTTGGTGGAGAATGAAGCATACAGTTCCATATTCTCGCATAATGTCTGTTGATGTTATTCAGGGACCTATCTCAAGGTTTTATGGTGTCGGCTCAGTACACATATACACAGCTGGCTACACTGGACCAGCTGGTGGAAGTGCTGGGCCTGGAACACGTGGAGCTGAGGCAGTGATATGGGGAGTCCAAAACTTCAATGAAGTTAGAGAAGCTGTTCTTAGCATGGTTAGGGGTAGACCACTTTTCGCCACAGCAGCTGCGCTAGACGTAGGCCATGAAATCCTAGAGGAACTAAGAAGCATAAGAAGGATTCTAGAGAAGGAAGCTAGCCGAAATTAA
- a CDS encoding 50S ribosomal protein L15e, whose product MYHHMAQLWKKPYSSEMRELMRQRLIRWRREPTVVRIEKPTKLNKARSLGYKAKQGFVIVRVRVRKGGLRKPRPDSGRRPKRMGVYGYTSWKSLRLIAEERAARKYPNLEVLNSYYVGEDGHYKWYEVILVDPNHPAVKSDPEISWICDPANRGRVFRGLTSAGKKMRGLRKSRGLKGTHHHKWKSKMRERELKKGKESGGYGSKSE is encoded by the coding sequence ATGTACCATCACATGGCACAGCTGTGGAAGAAACCATATAGTAGTGAAATGAGGGAACTAATGAGACAACGCCTAATAAGGTGGAGGAGAGAGCCGACAGTCGTAAGGATAGAAAAACCCACAAAGCTCAATAAGGCAAGGTCCCTTGGTTATAAGGCTAAGCAGGGCTTTGTTATAGTAAGAGTCAGAGTAAGGAAAGGTGGTCTTAGAAAACCTAGACCAGACTCGGGTAGGAGACCAAAGAGAATGGGGGTTTACGGCTACACAAGCTGGAAGAGTCTTAGATTGATAGCTGAAGAGAGAGCAGCAAGAAAGTATCCAAACTTAGAGGTACTCAACAGTTACTATGTTGGAGAAGACGGACACTACAAGTGGTACGAGGTCATACTTGTTGACCCAAATCATCCAGCCGTAAAGAGCGATCCAGAGATAAGCTGGATATGTGATCCAGCAAATCGAGGTAGAGTTTTTAGAGGACTAACATCAGCTGGCAAGAAGATGAGAGGTCTAAGAAAGTCAAGAGGTCTTAAAGGGACACACCATCACAAGTGGAAGAGTAAAATGAGGGAACGTGAATTAAAGAAAGGTAAAGAATCAGGGGGTTACGGCTCAAAGTCGGAATAA
- a CDS encoding NADH-quinone oxidoreductase subunit L, with the protein MSLQYISAWLCWILPMIGAILTPVFAKLSSKVRDYAAVAFSFLTAISASTMIPLLFNTPPPLFNSEGFDWIPSLGVKMGVIVDPLSIIMANIVAWISFLIMLYSLRYMHGEPGLTRYWFFMNFFIGSMLLLVMADNLLLMFFGWEGVGVCSYALIGFWYRDAKEDWLKCWVGEGDEAYPPSHAGMKAFITTRMGDICLLASIFMIYAYAGTFSYSELLENVDGWAKELSNAGLLLPAAVLFFMGPVGKSAQFPLHEWLPDAMAGPTSVSALIHAATMVKAGVYLVARVLPIFWVAYHVVGVAELSVFFTLVAWIGAFTAFLAATQAMVSTEIKKVLAYSTVSQIGYMFLALGAGGLLAHGLIEGLSAGMFHLMSHAIFKAALFLAAGAIIHAVESRFMYHMGGLKRYMPLTCLLMWFAALSLAGVPPFSGFWSKEAVLTVSLEAGLIGPFMLTIATAALTVFYTIRMMGLTFYGERSHRVVELESEGHEVKEASPIMYIPYGILALVSLAIGVIGWWMEDSIHHALSTMKPYIKLHSVSTSMALAPETLNPQLVTLPLAITMLVVGGVPAYFAYISRRVDASSLLDKSLALRGLRMFFFKRWYINKLYYNVFVYPLLIAAGGLYKWVELRGFERSVSGFASNVVSFASRFRRLQTGFLNYNVIGMLVGFLAIALLLLKLGGLW; encoded by the coding sequence ATGTCGCTTCAGTACATCAGCGCATGGCTCTGCTGGATACTACCAATGATCGGAGCTATTTTAACTCCCGTCTTCGCAAAACTGAGCTCAAAAGTTAGGGACTATGCAGCCGTAGCCTTCTCATTCCTTACAGCAATTTCTGCATCAACAATGATACCTCTCCTCTTCAACACCCCTCCACCCCTCTTTAACTCAGAGGGGTTTGATTGGATACCCTCACTAGGAGTTAAGATGGGCGTTATAGTCGATCCGCTCAGCATAATTATGGCCAACATAGTCGCTTGGATTAGCTTCCTGATCATGCTATACTCATTGAGATACATGCACGGCGAGCCTGGTCTAACTAGATACTGGTTCTTCATGAACTTCTTCATAGGAAGCATGCTACTCCTCGTAATGGCCGACAACCTCCTCCTCATGTTCTTTGGGTGGGAAGGTGTAGGTGTATGTAGCTACGCATTAATAGGCTTCTGGTATCGTGATGCTAAAGAGGATTGGCTTAAATGCTGGGTTGGAGAAGGCGATGAAGCTTATCCACCCTCTCACGCAGGCATGAAAGCTTTCATAACAACTAGGATGGGAGACATATGCTTGTTAGCCTCCATCTTCATGATCTACGCTTATGCTGGAACATTCAGCTACTCTGAGCTCCTAGAGAACGTGGATGGCTGGGCTAAAGAGCTTAGTAATGCTGGGCTCCTACTTCCAGCTGCAGTACTATTCTTTATGGGACCAGTGGGCAAGTCAGCTCAATTCCCCCTTCACGAGTGGCTCCCAGACGCCATGGCCGGTCCAACCTCCGTCAGTGCACTAATACATGCTGCTACAATGGTTAAAGCTGGAGTTTACTTGGTTGCTAGGGTTTTACCGATTTTCTGGGTTGCTTACCACGTTGTTGGTGTAGCTGAACTTTCAGTCTTCTTCACCTTAGTCGCTTGGATTGGAGCTTTCACGGCTTTTCTAGCTGCAACCCAAGCTATGGTCTCAACAGAGATAAAGAAGGTCCTAGCCTACTCAACGGTCAGCCAGATAGGCTACATGTTCCTTGCACTTGGAGCTGGAGGACTACTAGCTCATGGACTAATTGAGGGGTTGAGTGCGGGGATGTTCCACTTAATGAGCCACGCAATCTTCAAGGCCGCTCTCTTCCTCGCAGCTGGAGCTATAATTCATGCTGTCGAATCCAGGTTCATGTATCACATGGGCGGCTTAAAAAGATACATGCCTCTAACATGCTTATTAATGTGGTTTGCAGCACTGTCATTAGCGGGTGTACCTCCATTCAGCGGCTTTTGGAGTAAAGAAGCCGTGTTGACTGTTAGCTTAGAGGCCGGCCTCATAGGCCCCTTCATGCTTACCATAGCCACAGCCGCCTTGACAGTCTTCTACACCATTAGGATGATGGGTTTGACATTCTATGGCGAAAGAAGTCATAGAGTTGTTGAGCTTGAATCTGAAGGGCATGAGGTTAAAGAAGCGAGCCCAATAATGTACATACCTTATGGTATATTAGCACTAGTCTCTCTGGCCATAGGCGTTATTGGCTGGTGGATGGAGGATTCCATACACCATGCTCTCTCTACCATGAAACCATATATTAAGTTACACTCAGTATCTACGTCGATGGCCTTAGCCCCTGAGACCCTCAACCCACAACTAGTAACATTACCATTAGCCATAACGATGTTAGTAGTAGGGGGCGTGCCAGCCTACTTTGCGTACATTAGTAGGAGGGTTGATGCGTCATCACTTCTAGATAAAAGCCTTGCGCTTAGGGGGTTGCGCATGTTCTTCTTTAAACGGTGGTACATAAACAAGCTATATTACAACGTCTTCGTCTATCCGCTACTAATCGCAGCTGGAGGTTTATACAAGTGGGTAGAGTTGAGGGGCTTCGAGAGATCAGTATCTGGCTTTGCATCTAACGTTGTTAGTTTTGCATCCAGGTTTAGAAGATTGCAGACAGGCTTCCTCAACTACAACGTCATAGGTATGCTTGTGGGCTTTCTAGCGATAGCCCTGCTCTTGCTTAAGTTAGGGGGGCTTTGGTAG
- the nucS gene encoding endonuclease NucS, which translates to MRVLVNPSIEEACSLLREGIASHEVVMIIGECEVEYEGRASSSLTSGERFIIIKQDGSILVHRPEGYEPVNWQPSGCTYRVSASKNELKVIATRLSPREVLSVLFRRVDLIAVTKLRDEGVFSMYVSEEDMKEAIMINPSIIEDGLKLYTLEKSLEGAGYADIVGEDSKGNFVVIEVKRVPAGIDEVLQLARYVNEAKHKVNRPVRGILVAPSLRKRGQVLLEQLKLEFRALSPSKCVKMLGRSKDVKLHEFMARRV; encoded by the coding sequence TTGAGGGTTTTAGTCAATCCTAGTATTGAAGAGGCATGTTCACTACTGAGGGAAGGAATAGCTAGTCACGAGGTTGTAATGATAATTGGTGAGTGCGAGGTTGAATATGAGGGGCGTGCAAGCTCAAGTTTAACTAGTGGTGAGAGGTTCATTATCATAAAGCAGGATGGCTCTATACTCGTCCATAGACCTGAAGGCTACGAACCAGTTAATTGGCAACCTTCAGGTTGTACGTATAGGGTTTCAGCTTCTAAGAATGAGCTTAAGGTTATCGCAACTAGGCTTAGTCCACGTGAGGTTCTAAGTGTCCTGTTTCGAAGAGTAGACCTAATTGCTGTAACTAAACTTCGAGATGAAGGTGTGTTCTCAATGTACGTGAGTGAAGAAGACATGAAGGAAGCGATAATGATTAACCCGTCCATAATAGAGGACGGCTTAAAGCTCTACACTTTAGAAAAAAGCTTGGAGGGTGCTGGTTATGCTGACATTGTCGGTGAGGACTCTAAGGGAAACTTTGTTGTGATAGAGGTTAAGAGAGTACCTGCAGGTATTGATGAAGTACTGCAACTTGCAAGGTATGTAAATGAAGCTAAGCATAAGGTGAATAGGCCTGTCAGAGGTATACTTGTTGCTCCATCGTTGAGGAAGAGAGGGCAGGTGCTGTTAGAGCAATTGAAGCTTGAATTTAGAGCCTTATCACCTAGTAAGTGTGTTAAAATGTTGGGTAGAAGTAAAGATGTGAAACTGCATGAGTTTATGGCGCGACGAGTATAG
- the ilvE gene encoding branched-chain-amino-acid transaminase, which yields MEKEPLVYINGELVPKSQAKISVFDHGFLYGDGVFESVMVYNGVAFKLREHIDRLYDSAKALCLEIPMSKEELIKTVVETIRINGLRNAYVRVLVTRGVGDLGLDPRKCSKPTLIIIVDKIKLFGDDAYSRGVTAIISSVRRDRVDATTHEIKSMNYLNSILAKLEANAVGADEAIMLDERGFVAEGATDNVFMVKNGIIYTPPRSSGILPGITRARVMKLAEDLGYKVVERDITPAELLTADEVFLTGTAVSIVPVVKIAGRVIGDGKPGPITRKLIEEFKRIREDPSEGVKTF from the coding sequence TTGGAGAAGGAGCCTCTTGTTTACATTAATGGTGAGCTAGTGCCTAAGAGTCAAGCAAAAATTTCAGTGTTTGATCATGGGTTCCTCTATGGTGATGGTGTGTTTGAGAGCGTTATGGTCTATAATGGTGTGGCATTTAAGCTTAGAGAGCATATTGATAGGCTTTACGATTCTGCTAAAGCGTTGTGCCTGGAAATACCAATGAGTAAAGAAGAGCTCATTAAAACAGTGGTCGAGACCATTAGGATCAACGGGCTTAGAAATGCCTATGTGAGGGTTTTAGTGACTAGAGGGGTTGGTGATCTTGGGCTAGATCCAAGGAAGTGTTCCAAACCCACATTAATAATAATAGTTGACAAGATAAAACTCTTTGGAGATGATGCCTATAGTCGAGGAGTAACTGCGATAATATCATCGGTTAGGAGAGATAGAGTTGATGCTACAACCCATGAAATAAAGTCCATGAACTACTTAAACAGCATTTTGGCTAAGCTTGAGGCTAATGCTGTTGGAGCTGATGAGGCGATAATGCTTGATGAGCGAGGCTTCGTGGCTGAAGGAGCTACAGATAATGTCTTCATGGTCAAAAATGGCATTATATACACACCACCAAGGAGCAGTGGCATACTTCCTGGCATTACGAGAGCTAGGGTCATGAAGTTGGCTGAAGATCTTGGATACAAAGTCGTGGAGAGGGACATAACACCAGCAGAGCTTTTAACTGCTGACGAAGTGTTTTTGACTGGAACGGCAGTTAGCATAGTTCCTGTAGTTAAGATAGCTGGTAGGGTCATAGGTGATGGTAAGCCAGGACCAATAACTAGGAAGCTAATAGAGGAGTTTAAAAGGATAAGGGAGGATCCTTCAGAGGGGGTTAAGACATTTTGA
- a CDS encoding NADH-quinone oxidoreductase subunit M: MIEDLLVYTVLVPAITAFITFGLNKPLGRWNGIIAFLASLLSVCILSAAACQIFSDLMARGILRYYERVYDWVVTDSLTLRFGFKADGLSTPVALTVAIVSALIALYAVKEMRNSENMGIFFSLYQLLFLGMVGLTLSTNLIEFFIFFEICVVASWALVNGWGSGDREKVALKFFLFTEAGALCFLAGIVATNGYLGTLEIGEIQLKIMQLRLETSILIAIVFAMLVGLFVKMAIFPLHSWLPDTYVEAPTPITALFSSALSGLAAYAIARIVFLYTPALQYVAVAMIVLAVITMIYGAVNALGQDDFKRLLAYSSISQMGYILLGLGAAAFAVSMGASSLAAIAATGSMFHYIAHAMGKAVLFLLVGVFTLQVGTSSISKMGGLAGKMPLTSVLMFIGFFTLMGVPFTSGFIGEWMIFTGAVSSASLVNDAFALLIALIAIIATVLTFAYALWSIRKMLFGQTPQQLNDVREAQLSLLTPLIVMALISLFLGIYPTIFSEEIRATILPTILVAP; encoded by the coding sequence GTGATTGAGGACCTACTAGTGTACACGGTACTTGTCCCAGCAATTACAGCATTCATAACGTTTGGACTAAATAAGCCTCTAGGTAGGTGGAATGGCATAATAGCGTTCTTGGCCTCATTACTATCAGTATGCATACTTAGCGCGGCAGCATGCCAGATATTTAGCGACTTAATGGCTCGCGGTATCTTGAGATACTATGAAAGGGTGTACGATTGGGTAGTAACTGATAGCTTAACGTTGAGGTTCGGGTTTAAAGCTGATGGGCTGAGCACGCCAGTAGCATTAACGGTAGCTATAGTCTCAGCATTAATAGCTCTATACGCCGTTAAGGAGATGAGGAATTCAGAGAACATGGGCATATTCTTTAGCTTGTATCAGCTGCTCTTCCTGGGCATGGTGGGATTAACCTTATCGACGAACTTAATAGAGTTCTTCATATTCTTTGAAATATGTGTCGTGGCTTCGTGGGCCCTAGTTAATGGTTGGGGTTCAGGAGATAGGGAGAAGGTTGCATTAAAGTTCTTCTTATTCACTGAGGCTGGCGCATTATGCTTCTTAGCTGGAATAGTGGCTACCAATGGTTATCTTGGAACCTTAGAGATAGGAGAAATTCAATTAAAGATAATGCAGTTAAGACTCGAGACCAGCATCTTAATCGCAATAGTGTTTGCTATGTTAGTAGGCTTATTCGTTAAGATGGCCATATTCCCGCTACACAGCTGGCTTCCAGATACTTACGTTGAAGCACCAACCCCAATAACCGCTCTATTCTCATCAGCCTTGAGCGGATTAGCTGCTTACGCTATAGCCAGGATAGTCTTCCTCTATACTCCAGCACTTCAATACGTAGCTGTAGCCATGATAGTGTTGGCCGTCATAACGATGATATATGGAGCCGTCAATGCTCTTGGTCAAGACGACTTCAAGAGATTACTAGCCTATTCAAGCATAAGCCAAATGGGCTATATATTGCTCGGCCTTGGAGCTGCAGCATTTGCAGTAAGCATGGGGGCAAGTAGTCTAGCTGCCATAGCTGCCACGGGATCAATGTTTCACTATATAGCTCACGCAATGGGTAAAGCAGTACTATTCCTCCTCGTCGGGGTATTCACACTCCAGGTTGGCACTAGCAGCATAAGCAAAATGGGTGGGTTAGCAGGCAAGATGCCACTAACCTCAGTATTAATGTTCATAGGCTTCTTCACCTTAATGGGTGTGCCATTCACAAGCGGCTTCATAGGTGAGTGGATGATATTCACGGGGGCAGTAAGCTCAGCATCTCTTGTTAACGATGCCTTCGCCCTGCTTATAGCGCTCATTGCAATAATAGCCACTGTACTAACATTTGCCTACGCGCTCTGGTCCATTAGAAAAATGCTGTTTGGTCAAACTCCACAACAGTTGAATGATGTTAGGGAAGCACAATTAAGCTTGTTGACGCCATTAATTGTCATGGCCTTAATATCGCTTTTCCTAGGAATATACCCAACCATATTTAGTGAGGAGATTCGTGCTACTATACTTCCAACTATACTCGTCGCGCCATAA
- a CDS encoding radical SAM protein, with amino-acid sequence MFELFALRPDAKTVWRHPEVKKRLSWYYEVMVDAKPAKYRICKRIEVDADLSLSDHDLWEAHEVASKEFERTWKGVVLGKVSLDELGVPKVSFLDVKIELVKRMLRSCVFCERRCKVDRERGERGFCRLDAAARVSSFFHHYGEEAPLVPSGTIFFTSCSFKCVFCQNWDISTDPYNGIEVTPKQLASIAIRLRREGCRNINYVGGNPDQSMHVIVESLKYMDVNVPILWNSNAYASLEAMKIIKDLVDIWLPDFKYGNNKCAERLSFAPNYFEVVTRNLKIMHDSGDMIVRHLVLPNHVECCTEPVLRWLAENCPRCLVNVMEQYRPEHEVARRPHLYPDINRRPSASEMMKAYDIANKLGIVYEPVS; translated from the coding sequence GTGTTTGAGCTGTTCGCGCTAAGACCTGATGCTAAAACAGTTTGGAGGCATCCTGAAGTTAAGAAAAGGCTTAGCTGGTATTATGAGGTCATGGTTGACGCTAAACCAGCTAAGTATAGGATATGTAAGAGAATTGAGGTTGATGCCGACTTGTCGCTAAGTGATCATGATCTATGGGAGGCTCATGAAGTAGCCTCCAAGGAGTTCGAAAGAACTTGGAAGGGTGTAGTCTTGGGTAAGGTCTCGTTGGACGAACTTGGTGTGCCGAAGGTCAGCTTCTTAGATGTCAAGATTGAGCTTGTTAAGAGGATGCTCAGATCATGCGTGTTCTGTGAGAGGAGATGCAAAGTTGATAGGGAGAGGGGGGAGAGGGGCTTTTGCAGACTTGACGCTGCTGCAAGAGTATCAAGCTTCTTTCACCACTACGGTGAGGAAGCTCCATTAGTTCCAAGCGGCACAATATTCTTTACTAGCTGTAGTTTCAAGTGCGTGTTCTGTCAGAACTGGGATATATCCACGGATCCATATAATGGAATTGAGGTGACTCCCAAGCAACTTGCTTCCATAGCTATTAGGCTTAGGAGGGAGGGTTGCAGGAACATTAACTACGTTGGTGGTAACCCAGACCAATCCATGCACGTCATCGTTGAGTCTCTCAAGTACATGGATGTGAACGTTCCGATACTCTGGAATAGCAATGCATATGCGAGCTTAGAGGCTATGAAGATCATTAAGGACCTAGTGGACATATGGTTGCCGGACTTTAAGTATGGTAACAATAAGTGTGCTGAGAGGTTGTCGTTTGCACCAAACTACTTTGAGGTTGTCACTAGGAACCTCAAGATAATGCACGATAGTGGAGACATGATAGTTAGACACCTAGTTCTTCCAAACCATGTTGAGTGTTGTACTGAACCTGTCTTAAGGTGGTTGGCCGAGAACTGTCCAAGATGCTTGGTCAACGTAATGGAGCAGTACAGGCCCGAGCACGAGGTTGCTAGGAGGCCGCACTTATACCCAGACATTAACAGAAGGCCAAGTGCAAGTGAGATGATGAAAGCTTACGACATAGCTAATAAGCTTGGAATAGTATATGAGCCAGTTTCCTGA
- a CDS encoding NTPase has protein sequence MFVTGRPGIGKTTLVFKVVDQLRSLGFKVGGIVTLEVRKGGVRSGFKIVDVESGEETSLATVSSAPGPRVGKYLVHVENIDTFAVNSVIKALESGDLVVIDEIGPMELKSQKFVEAVKRVLASKKPLLATLHYRLRHPLLNYIRSHRDYEVIEITESNRDHLVTRIIEKIRFTVTRRES, from the coding sequence ATCTTTGTGACGGGTAGACCTGGGATCGGCAAGACAACTCTTGTGTTTAAGGTTGTGGATCAACTAAGGAGCCTGGGCTTCAAGGTTGGAGGCATCGTAACACTAGAAGTTCGGAAAGGCGGAGTTAGAAGTGGCTTCAAGATCGTGGACGTTGAGAGCGGTGAAGAAACATCCTTAGCCACTGTTAGCTCAGCTCCAGGACCTAGAGTGGGGAAGTACTTAGTGCACGTCGAGAATATAGACACATTCGCTGTGAACTCAGTAATCAAGGCTCTTGAGAGTGGAGATCTGGTAGTCATAGACGAGATAGGCCCGATGGAGCTTAAGTCCCAGAAATTTGTGGAAGCCGTGAAGAGGGTGTTGGCATCTAAAAAGCCTTTACTTGCAACCCTACATTACAGGCTTAGGCATCCACTCCTCAATTACATAAGGAGTCATAGGGACTACGAGGTTATTGAGATTACAGAATCTAATAGAGACCACCTAGTGACACGAATAATTGAAAAGATAAGGTTTACAGTAACACGTAGAGAATCTTGA